In Deltaproteobacteria bacterium, the following proteins share a genomic window:
- a CDS encoding response regulator, whose product MRREKLLLVDDEVAILDICEKILVRDQYDVLTASSGEKAMEIMDKEMVDILVTDIKMPGMSGKKLLKEGKKKYPDMSAAIITGYADMKLAIETMHLGAQAFIIKPFSPSQLKDMLHALTEKKVLLKENLRLKTLMPLLESSRKMLEKIDCREICNLVMKELLEGLKADKAAILLREENEFQVMSGDGFEGEILEELVKNDHLLNKISDRKKQAPMRGDAVFKKQPALAGAKIIMTPIVHDKKTSGLLITLKDGDSDNFSEGELEFITILSNHLAASMDRALLYRKLEEALAEVKEAEKLKDIFLRNISHEFRTPLNIVISFAEIMLEGYRGGKKLSYEREKLEIIRNKGDELLALFEMLLDASGLEANTIKASLKPALLSSLISECYPSFKKKGEDKGLAVVFKSNRKKLQVVIDEALMNKVLSHVLNNAIKFTDKGKVEISADRVGSEVILKIQDTGVGIEQDKKEIIFTKFHQGDDSITRRFAGAGLGLYLAEKMLNLMEGTIEVESPPPGTGQGSLFTIRLPAPD is encoded by the coding sequence GTGAGAAGAGAAAAGTTATTACTTGTCGATGATGAAGTTGCCATTCTTGATATCTGTGAAAAAATTCTTGTCAGGGATCAATATGATGTGCTGACGGCATCATCAGGTGAAAAAGCCATGGAAATTATGGATAAGGAAATGGTGGATATTCTTGTTACCGACATAAAGATGCCCGGCATGAGTGGAAAAAAACTGCTCAAGGAAGGAAAGAAAAAATATCCCGATATGTCGGCTGCCATCATTACAGGCTATGCCGACATGAAACTGGCCATAGAAACGATGCACCTGGGGGCGCAGGCCTTCATCATAAAGCCTTTTTCCCCTTCCCAGCTAAAAGATATGCTTCATGCCCTTACCGAAAAAAAAGTCCTGCTCAAAGAGAACCTGAGGCTAAAAACCTTGATGCCCCTCCTTGAAAGCAGCAGGAAGATGCTGGAAAAAATTGATTGCCGTGAAATATGCAATCTCGTTATGAAAGAACTATTGGAAGGCCTTAAAGCGGACAAAGCGGCTATTTTGCTAAGGGAGGAAAATGAATTCCAGGTCATGTCAGGTGATGGCTTTGAAGGTGAAATACTGGAAGAACTTGTAAAGAATGATCATCTTTTAAATAAAATTTCCGACAGAAAAAAGCAGGCGCCCATGAGAGGGGATGCGGTATTTAAAAAACAGCCTGCCCTCGCCGGCGCAAAAATAATAATGACTCCCATTGTTCATGATAAAAAAACTTCCGGACTTTTGATTACACTGAAGGACGGGGACAGTGACAACTTTAGCGAAGGAGAGCTTGAGTTTATCACTATTTTATCCAATCACCTGGCGGCATCCATGGATCGCGCCCTCCTTTACAGGAAACTGGAAGAAGCCCTTGCCGAGGTAAAAGAGGCAGAGAAACTGAAGGATATTTTTCTTCGCAATATTAGTCACGAGTTTCGAACGCCCCTCAATATTGTTATCAGTTTTGCAGAGATTATGCTTGAAGGTTACCGGGGAGGGAAAAAACTTTCCTATGAGAGAGAAAAGCTCGAAATTATCCGTAATAAAGGAGATGAGCTTCTGGCCCTTTTTGAAATGCTTCTCGATGCAAGCGGACTGGAAGCGAACACAATAAAAGCCAGTCTGAAACCGGCGCTCCTGTCCTCATTAATTTCAGAATGCTATCCCTCCTTTAAGAAAAAAGGGGAAGACAAGGGCCTTGCAGTAGTCTTTAAGAGCAACAGGAAAAAACTGCAGGTTGTCATCGATGAAGCGTTAATGAATAAGGTATTAAGCCATGTGCTGAACAATGCCATAAAATTTACCGATAAGGGAAAGGTTGAAATATCAGCGGACAGAGTCGGATCGGAGGTGATTTTGAAAATTCAGGATACAGGTGTGGGCATCGAACAAGATAAAAAGGAAATCATTTTTACAAAATTTCACCAGGGAGATGATTCTATAACCCGGCGATTTGCAGGCGCCGGTCTCGGCCTTTATCTGGCTGAAAAAATGCTGAACCTCATGGAGGGAACAATCGAGGTTGAGAGCCCCCCGCCGGGAACAGGGCAAGGGAGCCTCTTTACAATCAGATTACCTGCTCCGGACTAG
- a CDS encoding response regulator — translation MPSGWFREEMGGVGMDNYTVLCVDDESCILSLIRRLLRNEPYEIILAKNGEEAIEIMKKREVALLISDYKMPGMSGLQLLRETREVSPQTISILISALVNHDVVQTTVGELGIFRCFYKPWDNGEFRSAIKEAIEEYRQVRDKNGPSPEQVI, via the coding sequence ATGCCGTCAGGGTGGTTCCGTGAAGAAATGGGGGGAGTGGGAATGGATAATTATACCGTATTGTGTGTCGATGACGAAAGTTGTATTTTATCACTTATAAGGCGCTTGTTGCGCAATGAACCTTACGAAATAATATTGGCGAAAAACGGGGAAGAGGCAATTGAAATTATGAAGAAAAGGGAAGTTGCCCTTCTTATTTCCGATTACAAAATGCCCGGCATGTCGGGTTTGCAGCTGCTGCGGGAGACGAGGGAGGTTTCACCGCAAACAATAAGTATCCTGATCAGCGCTCTCGTTAACCATGACGTGGTTCAAACCACTGTCGGCGAACTCGGAATTTTCAGGTGTTTTTATAAACCCTGGGACAATGGAGAGTTTCGTTCCGCTATAAAGGAGGCCATAGAAGAATACCGGCAGGTAAGGGATAAGAATGGGCCTAGTCCGGAGCAGGTAATCTGA
- a CDS encoding response regulator: protein MEKILIVDDDRLIRTVACEILTKAGYDVKMAKCPEEGLELLKKEKAEIILLDVVMPGESGFEMIPQIRALNRDAAIIIMTAYASTDSAVEAIRKDVYDYIKKPFNEDELLHSVMKTVERQHLLTENRSLVKKLTERIRRLELFEKLSKAISSTLDLDKLLEKIMDISKSVLNAEACSILLLDKVSGELVFTVALGEKGDEVKEFRIKRGQGVAGWVLEHGESLLIEDLKKDKRFFSGVDKKTGFESRTMIAVPLFVKDQIVGVIEVINKNGKGYFNESDKETLITMAGQIAVAIDNAKMTEALKISREKIEGYSKNLEAMVKKRTAQLEKANEEIKNTHAQLLQTEKLSSLGQLAAGVAHEINNPIGFIQSNLKTLKEYVHDLMAILYKSEDVVSALKKKDQKAFFAQLKELEKIKKEVGLDFIKDDIEKLVSESEEGTYRVYKIVRDLRDFSRADDADRKIFDLHRAIDSTLNIVWNELKYKAEVIKEYGNIPEVECFPTQLNQVFMNLFVNASQAIKNKGEIRIKTFSENEKVFVEVSDTGAGIPPDIINKLFDPFFTTKEPGKGTGLGLAISYNIIKKHNGNITVMSNPGEGTTFLIELPVRMKVAKECMEAF, encoded by the coding sequence TCCTCGACGTAGTCATGCCCGGTGAATCGGGATTTGAAATGATTCCACAGATCAGGGCCTTAAATCGTGATGCGGCCATTATCATTATGACGGCTTATGCCTCTACCGACTCTGCTGTGGAAGCGATCAGAAAAGATGTTTACGATTATATAAAGAAACCTTTTAATGAGGATGAACTCCTCCATTCCGTTATGAAGACTGTCGAAAGGCAGCATCTTCTGACTGAAAACCGGTCCCTCGTAAAAAAACTGACAGAGAGGATCAGGAGGCTGGAGCTTTTTGAAAAGCTTTCAAAGGCAATCTCTTCAACGCTCGATCTGGATAAACTGCTGGAAAAAATAATGGATATCAGCAAATCTGTGCTCAATGCCGAGGCCTGTTCAATCCTTTTGCTGGACAAGGTAAGCGGAGAACTCGTATTTACTGTGGCCCTCGGTGAAAAGGGGGATGAAGTCAAGGAGTTCAGGATAAAGCGGGGACAGGGCGTTGCAGGGTGGGTGCTGGAACATGGAGAGTCGCTCCTTATTGAAGATTTAAAAAAGGACAAAAGGTTTTTTAGCGGCGTAGATAAAAAAACAGGTTTTGAAAGCCGAACCATGATTGCCGTTCCTCTCTTTGTAAAAGATCAGATCGTCGGTGTTATCGAGGTTATTAACAAAAACGGGAAAGGTTATTTTAATGAGTCCGACAAAGAGACCCTCATTACCATGGCAGGGCAGATTGCCGTTGCCATTGATAATGCAAAAATGACGGAAGCTTTGAAAATTTCGAGAGAAAAGATAGAGGGGTACAGCAAAAACCTGGAAGCCATGGTGAAAAAAAGAACGGCACAGCTGGAAAAGGCGAATGAAGAAATAAAAAATACCCATGCCCAGCTCCTTCAGACAGAAAAGCTTTCATCGCTGGGCCAGCTTGCCGCCGGTGTTGCCCATGAGATAAATAATCCCATCGGATTTATTCAAAGCAACCTCAAAACGCTCAAGGAGTATGTTCATGATCTTATGGCTATTTTATACAAGAGTGAAGATGTTGTTTCAGCCTTGAAAAAGAAAGACCAGAAAGCTTTTTTCGCCCAACTGAAGGAACTGGAAAAGATAAAAAAAGAAGTGGGCCTCGATTTTATTAAAGATGATATAGAAAAGCTTGTCAGTGAATCTGAAGAAGGAACATACCGGGTCTATAAGATCGTCCGGGATTTGAGAGATTTTTCCCGGGCCGATGATGCCGACCGGAAAATTTTTGATTTGCACAGGGCCATAGACAGCACCCTGAATATTGTCTGGAATGAACTTAAATATAAGGCTGAAGTTATCAAAGAATATGGGAATATTCCGGAGGTTGAGTGCTTTCCTACCCAGTTGAACCAGGTTTTTATGAATCTCTTTGTTAATGCCTCTCAGGCAATTAAGAATAAAGGGGAAATACGAATAAAGACATTTAGTGAAAATGAGAAGGTTTTTGTAGAAGTAAGCGATACAGGAGCAGGCATCCCTCCCGATATTATTAATAAGTTATTTGATCCTTTTTTTACAACAAAGGAACCGGGCAAGGGAACCGGGTTGGGGCTTGCCATCAGTTACAATATAATAAAAAAGCATAATGGAAATATTACGGTTATGAGTAATCCCGGCGAAGGAACAACCTTTCTCATCGAGTTGCCTGTCCGGATGAAAGTGGCTAAAGAGTGTATGGAAGCTTTCTGA